One Apostichopus japonicus isolate 1M-3 chromosome 14, ASM3797524v1, whole genome shotgun sequence genomic window carries:
- the LOC139980036 gene encoding iduronate 2-sulfatase-like encodes MKSRLFQLFALLVVTFCHASSKRAKNGGRPNVLFIVIDDLRPKLGCYGEDIVSPNIDQLASKSMRFTNAHVQQAVCAPSRVSFLTGRRPDTTRLYDFGSYWRKAAGNYTTLPQYFKEQGYFSAGVGKVFHMGISSNGSFDYPYSWSIPNYWPSTEQYITSKVCITPEGKKHNLLCPVDLKTQPEGTLPDIQNADYAVNLLKNIYDGAPYVDFFGENQTMQEPFFVGLGFRKPHVPYKYPEEFKTLYPLDSIQIAKDKDLPSELPSVAYAPYLSTLDNYEDIAGLNLSFPYGPMPIDYHYLIRQNYYSSVSYTDYQLGRVLSALDKYGFSDNTIISFVGDHGWQLGEHSEFSKFTNYLYATNVPLLFHVPGVTDRGVRSKRKFPLIHPLKFKPKPRTSMKPSGILMSASESTEKHMYRPRDQGPTSNAFAELVDLFPTVSDLAGLQVPSLCPEDSLNETLCREGVSLAPLIKSHFGGGEQNISNVKTCTISQYPRPSDQPEKGSILPKLATIIIMGYSMRTSDYRYSEWVGFNHTTFQMDWEDLHASELYILANDPSEDNNVAQDPTYIDIVQEMSSKLHQGWRDCIL; translated from the exons ATGAAGTCCAGACTCTTTCAACTCTTTGCTCTTCTAGTTGTGACTTTTTGTCATGCATCTTCAAAACGAGCAAAGAATG GTGGTAGACCAAATGTCCTGTTCATTGTTATTGATGACTTGAGGCCAAAGCTTGGTTGCTATGGGGAGGATATTGTGTCTCCAAATATTGACCAGTTAGCCAGCAAGTCTATGAGATTTACCAATGCTCATGTTCAG CAAGCAGTGTGTGCTCCTAGCAGGGTGTCTTTCCTGACAGGACGTCGCCCGGACACCACTCGACTTTATGATTTTGGTTCTTACTGGAGAAAGGCTGCCGGAAATTATACCACCCTCCCTCAATATTTCAAGGAACAAGGTTATTTCTCTGCTGGAGTCGGTAAAGTCTTTCATATGg GTATATCATCCAATGGTTCATTTGATTACCCTTACAGTTGGTCCATACCAAACTACTGGCCATCCACAGAGCAGTATATTACTTCAAAG GTCTGCATAACTCCAGAGGGTAAGAAACATAATTTGCTGTGCCCTGTTGACCTTAAGACACAACCAGAAGGGACTTTACCAGACATCCAAAATGCAGACTATGCCGTGAATTTACTAAAGAACATCTATGACGGAGCCCCCTATGTGGACTTCTTTGGAGAAAACCAAACCATGCAGGAACCATTCTTCGTCGGCCTTGGTTTTCGTAAACCTCACGTTCCTTACAAATACCCAGAGGAGTTTAAGACTTTGTACCCACTTGATTCTATTCAAATTGCAAAGGACAAAGATTTACCCTCTGAATTACCCTCAGTGGCTTATGCACCTTATCTATCAACCCTGGATAACTATGAGGACATTGCTGGGCTTAATCTTAGCTTCCCGTAtggacctatgccaatagattaccat TATTTGATTCGCCAGAACTACTATTCCTCCGTATCGTATACAGACTACCAGCTTGGTCGCGTCCTTTCTGCCTTAGACAAGTATGGCTTCTCTGATAACACAATTATATCCTTTGTTGGAGATCATG GTTGGCAGCTTGGTGAACATTCAGAGTTTTCCAAGTTCACAAATTACCTGTATGCCACCAACGTACCACTCCTTTTCCATGTCCCTGGAGTGACCGACCGAGGAGTAAGATCCAAAAGGAAGTTTCCTCTCATCCATCCCTTGAAGTTCAAACCCAAACCTCGTACATCCATGAAGCCATCCGGTATATTAATGTCTGCCAGTGAATCTACTGAGAAGCACATGTATCGTCCCAGGGACCAAGGTCCCACCAGCAATGCCTTTGCAGAATTGGTAGACCTTTTCCCAACAGTGTCTGATCTTGCCGGTCTACAGGTCCCCAGTCTCTGTCCCGAGGACTCCTTGAACGAGACCCTTTGCAGAGAGGGTGTAAGCTTGGCCCCGTTGATCAAGTCTCACTTTGGGGGCGGAGAACAGAATATTTCCAACGTGAAAACTTGCACCATTTCACAGTACCCCAGACCATCGGATCAACCGGAGAAGGGATCCATACTGCCAAAGCTAGCTACCATCATCATAATGGGGTACTCCATGAGGACCAGCGATTACCGTTACTCGGAGTGGGTTGGTTTTAATCACACTACCTTCCAAATGGACTGGGAAGACCTCCATGCCAGTGAGCTCTACATTCTGGCAAACGATCCCAGTGAGGATAACAACGTCGCTCAGGATCCGACATATATTGATATTGTTCAGGAGATGAGCAGCAAACTTCATCAGGGATGGAGAGATTGCATCCTCTAA